Proteins encoded together in one Solanum lycopersicum chromosome 7, SLM_r2.1 window:
- the LOC101252606 gene encoding putative nuclear RNA export factor SDE5 isoform X2, translating to MKMEAPPSTILFTDDDSKNLEQLLDVFGSVVSLDDIAAAYCKAGRDPIIAGDILGDQKPSSSGTTNSEMEENIEDSVTLTSEFEEVGDSMISTSASVSEIDAKRVGPRSSKQKKLSVSMGTVSSMIPKDYLTNRPLITETSTRIKPLKLSADDFLTPELREEKAPLGAAAMSETLPSSVEEFLFNMLGSGFSLDRSVIGDVVGQCSYDLNKSMDKLLDMSASTLGKSDDIINIGVKKSVESSDFASVVSKETSSMTDPAIRSKANEKTKNGLKLSMKEQERYEIQKEVLHALFDVPAASRYDNVDEVIRPVKEVGKSSRLNLVVDKPLQETLERQILIRTPQSDAKNGEEDEESYEVLRKAVKEYWITMKEYYNAASEAFSKGDHDQARKFLEEGQFFMTKAQVTDEKSSQKLLETSSSKEIVTLDLHDLEPKDAVRLLKLQLTSLCGFSSIQYLKILVGITAEEAKGPRKRLVLKFLERDSIPWTEEENGTVLVIRVDVIDPRKMTFAKKSTARVR from the exons ATGAAGATGGAGGCACCTCCTTCGACAATCTTGTTTACTGATGATGATAGCAAGAACCTGGAGCAATTGCTTGATGTCTTTGGATCTGTTGTCTCTCTCGATGACATCGCTGCAGCTTATTGTAAAGCAGGTCGGGATCCAATTATTGCAGGTGATATACTTGGAGATCAGAAACCTAGCAGCTCCGGAACTACTAACTCTGAGATGGAAGAAAACATAGAGGATTCCGTGACTCTGACTTCTGAATTTGAGGAAGTAGGGGACTCTATGATATCGACATCTGCATCTGTATCTGAGATTGATGCCAAGAGAGTTGGTCCCAGGTCATCAAAGCAAAAAAAGTTATCAGTGTCTATGGGGACTGTCTCAAGCATGATCCCAAAAGACTATCTGACGAATAGGCCACTAATTACAGAAACTTCTACGAGAATCAAGCCACTGAAATTAAGCGCAGATGATTTCTTAACCCCAGAGCTAAGGGAGGAGAAAGCTCCATTAGGTGCTGCAGCTATGAGTGAAACCCTGCCCAGCAGTGTAGAGGAGTTCCTCTTCAACATGCTGGGAAGCGGATTTTCTCTTGACAGGAGTGTAATTGGAGATGTTGTTG GTCAATGCAGCTACGATCTGAACAAG AGTATGGATAAGCTGCTAGATATGTCCGCATCAACTTTGGGAAAGAGCGATGATATTATAAATATAGGTGTCAAGAAA TCTGTGGAGAGTTCAGATTTTGCATCAGTTGTATCAAAAGAGACATCTTCAATGACAGATCCAGCCATCCG TTCCAAAGCAAATGAGAAGACTAAAAATGGGCTCAAGTTATCTATGAAGGAGCAGGAAAGGTATGAGATTCAAAAGGAAGTTCTGCATGCATTGTTTGATGTACCTGCAGCTTCAAGATATGATAATGTGGATGAAGTGATTCGTCCGGTGAAGGAAGTTGGGAAGTCTAGTAGATTAAATCTCGTTGTAGATAAACCATTACAGGAGACTTTAGAACGCCAGATTCTTATCAGGACACCACAAAGTGATGCAAAAA ATGGTGAGGAGGATGAAGAAAGCTACGAAGTTCTTCGGAAAGCTGTAAAGGAGTACTGGATTACAATGAAAGAGTACTATAATGCA GCTTCTGAAGCATTCTCCAAAGGAGATCATGATCAAGCACGCAAATTCCTGGAAGAG GGACAATTTTTCATGACGAAGGCGCAAGTGACGGATGAAAAATCCTCTCAAAAGCTTCTTGAAACCAG TTCCAGCAAAGAAATTGTGACACTCGACCTTCACGATTTGGAGCCAAAGGATGCAGTGCGCTTACTCAAACTTCAGTTGACTTCTCTTTGTGGATTCTCGT CTATTCAATATCTCAAAATCTTAGTTGGGATCACTGCTGAAGAAGCTAAAGGTCCCCGGAAGCGTCTG
- the LOC101252606 gene encoding putative nuclear RNA export factor SDE5 isoform X1 yields MKMEAPPSTILFTDDDSKNLEQLLDVFGSVVSLDDIAAAYCKAGRDPIIAGDILGDQKPSSSGTTNSEMEENIEDSVTLTSEFEEVGDSMISTSASVSEIDAKRVGPRSSKQKKLSVSMGTVSSMIPKDYLTNRPLITETSTRIKPLKLSADDFLTPELREEKAPLGAAAMSETLPSSVEEFLFNMLGSGFSLDRSVIGDVVGQCSYDLNKSMDKLLDMSASTLGKSDDIINIGVKKSVESSDFASVVSKETSSMTDPAIRSKANEKTKNGLKLSMKEQERYEIQKEVLHALFDVPAASRYDNVDEVIRPVKEVGKSSRLNLVVDKPLQETLERQILIRTPQSDAKNGEEDEESYEVLRKAVKEYWITMKEYYNAASEAFSKGDHDQARKFLEEGQFFMTKAQVTDEKSSQKLLETSCSSSKEIVTLDLHDLEPKDAVRLLKLQLTSLCGFSSIQYLKILVGITAEEAKGPRKRLVLKFLERDSIPWTEEENGTVLVIRVDVIDPRKMTFAKKSTARVR; encoded by the exons ATGAAGATGGAGGCACCTCCTTCGACAATCTTGTTTACTGATGATGATAGCAAGAACCTGGAGCAATTGCTTGATGTCTTTGGATCTGTTGTCTCTCTCGATGACATCGCTGCAGCTTATTGTAAAGCAGGTCGGGATCCAATTATTGCAGGTGATATACTTGGAGATCAGAAACCTAGCAGCTCCGGAACTACTAACTCTGAGATGGAAGAAAACATAGAGGATTCCGTGACTCTGACTTCTGAATTTGAGGAAGTAGGGGACTCTATGATATCGACATCTGCATCTGTATCTGAGATTGATGCCAAGAGAGTTGGTCCCAGGTCATCAAAGCAAAAAAAGTTATCAGTGTCTATGGGGACTGTCTCAAGCATGATCCCAAAAGACTATCTGACGAATAGGCCACTAATTACAGAAACTTCTACGAGAATCAAGCCACTGAAATTAAGCGCAGATGATTTCTTAACCCCAGAGCTAAGGGAGGAGAAAGCTCCATTAGGTGCTGCAGCTATGAGTGAAACCCTGCCCAGCAGTGTAGAGGAGTTCCTCTTCAACATGCTGGGAAGCGGATTTTCTCTTGACAGGAGTGTAATTGGAGATGTTGTTG GTCAATGCAGCTACGATCTGAACAAG AGTATGGATAAGCTGCTAGATATGTCCGCATCAACTTTGGGAAAGAGCGATGATATTATAAATATAGGTGTCAAGAAA TCTGTGGAGAGTTCAGATTTTGCATCAGTTGTATCAAAAGAGACATCTTCAATGACAGATCCAGCCATCCG TTCCAAAGCAAATGAGAAGACTAAAAATGGGCTCAAGTTATCTATGAAGGAGCAGGAAAGGTATGAGATTCAAAAGGAAGTTCTGCATGCATTGTTTGATGTACCTGCAGCTTCAAGATATGATAATGTGGATGAAGTGATTCGTCCGGTGAAGGAAGTTGGGAAGTCTAGTAGATTAAATCTCGTTGTAGATAAACCATTACAGGAGACTTTAGAACGCCAGATTCTTATCAGGACACCACAAAGTGATGCAAAAA ATGGTGAGGAGGATGAAGAAAGCTACGAAGTTCTTCGGAAAGCTGTAAAGGAGTACTGGATTACAATGAAAGAGTACTATAATGCA GCTTCTGAAGCATTCTCCAAAGGAGATCATGATCAAGCACGCAAATTCCTGGAAGAG GGACAATTTTTCATGACGAAGGCGCAAGTGACGGATGAAAAATCCTCTCAAAAGCTTCTTGAAACCAG TTGCAGTTCCAGCAAAGAAATTGTGACACTCGACCTTCACGATTTGGAGCCAAAGGATGCAGTGCGCTTACTCAAACTTCAGTTGACTTCTCTTTGTGGATTCTCGT CTATTCAATATCTCAAAATCTTAGTTGGGATCACTGCTGAAGAAGCTAAAGGTCCCCGGAAGCGTCTG